In a genomic window of Candidatus Omnitrophota bacterium:
- a CDS encoding NAD(P)H-hydrate dehydratase, with protein sequence MRLPTRLLRRKADSHKVSYGHILILAGSSRFSGAGLLCAESALRSGAGLVTLAIPKSINLALIKNKANEIMTLPLPETKEGTLSLKAFTKIISFLKNADVLIIGPGLGKNASTYALIRKIIRKTKLPMVLDADALNALNNHLEILKTHKDSLILTPHEREMSLLFGIDLDFIKKNRKLVAKKYSKHYNNIIILKGHNSIVSNGSGQCYINRTGNPGMATAGSGDVLSGIVGAFLAQGLDAFKAAKFATYIHGLAGDLAAKDKTQMGLIASDIIIRIPDAIKRCS encoded by the coding sequence ATGCGGTTGCCAACGCGGTTATTACGAAGAAAAGCTGATTCCCATAAAGTCAGCTATGGGCATATCTTGATTTTGGCCGGCTCAAGCAGGTTTTCCGGAGCCGGTTTGCTTTGCGCGGAATCAGCTTTACGTTCCGGAGCAGGATTAGTAACATTAGCTATACCCAAAAGTATTAACCTGGCGTTAATTAAAAATAAGGCAAATGAAATTATGACCTTACCATTACCGGAAACTAAAGAAGGAACATTGAGCCTTAAAGCTTTTACGAAGATAATTTCTTTTCTTAAAAACGCCGATGTGTTGATCATCGGCCCTGGGCTTGGAAAGAACGCGTCGACTTACGCGCTAATCAGAAAAATTATCAGAAAAACTAAACTGCCCATGGTCCTGGATGCTGATGCGCTCAACGCTCTCAATAATCACTTAGAGATACTTAAAACCCACAAAGACAGCCTTATTTTGACACCGCACGAGAGAGAGATGTCTTTGCTCTTTGGGATAGATCTTGATTTTATAAAGAAAAACAGGAAATTGGTTGCCAAAAAGTATTCAAAACATTATAATAATATAATTATCCTTAAAGGGCACAATAGCATTGTAAGTAACGGCAGCGGTCAGTGTTATATAAACAGGACCGGTAATCCCGGAATGGCAACTGCCGGAAGCGGGGACGTATTAAGCGGCATAGTTGGCGCATTCCTGGCTCAAGGCTTGGATGCGTTTAAGGCGGCAAAATTTGCAACTTATATTCACGGCTTAGCCGGTGACTTGGCAGCAAAAGATAAAACGCAAATGGGATTAATTGCCTCGGATATTATCATTAGGATTCCGGATGCGATTAAAAGATGCAGTTAG
- a CDS encoding PAS domain S-box protein, with amino-acid sequence MDSAIKEVLPKLIEDADVIVLYLDNQENILLCNKKVRELTGLKDTDIIGKNWLKVLFRHSDNNIKRAMFKAVMDDSLTYKRPKDFECHILDNSGKNRLISWSINPILDKDNKVEASTLFGQDITEIKGRGAAIKNIDDSLKNIFSSIKEYALYVINLDGKITYVGMGCLAMLGWDKKDIIFKHANILHNIEGELPNLDFILKQVRLLGKYETETELVTKDEKIIPVILTVNQFLDPSGKLSGFIFIAKDMTERKKLEYQIFQAEKLAALGQLSAGMAHEINNPLFVISGRLEMLKQEEVNQKVKDALSLIGSQTDRIRNLVDRILRFSRKSTTTLEPIDINEAIEAVLPWVQYNKLPSAEVVLEKSFTKNMPKIKGDLHQLQEVFLNLLINAYQSMPNGGKIKIITSKFDDHYAQIQIIDSGVGIPAHHLKNIFMPFFTTKKEGLGLGLSICHNIIKNHNGSIELTSKINQGASFTIKLPFI; translated from the coding sequence ATGGATAGTGCTATAAAAGAGGTTCTGCCTAAATTAATTGAAGATGCCGACGTAATAGTGCTTTATTTAGACAACCAAGAAAATATTCTTCTCTGTAATAAAAAAGTCCGGGAATTAACCGGCCTCAAAGATACTGATATTATAGGCAAAAACTGGCTTAAGGTATTATTCAGGCATTCAGATAATAACATTAAGAGAGCTATGTTTAAAGCAGTAATGGATGATTCTCTAACTTATAAAAGGCCAAAAGATTTTGAATGCCACATTTTAGATAATTCCGGTAAAAATCGCCTCATCTCCTGGAGTATTAACCCAATCTTGGACAAAGACAATAAAGTTGAAGCAAGCACGCTCTTTGGACAGGATATTACGGAAATAAAAGGAAGAGGGGCTGCGATAAAAAATATCGATGACTCCTTAAAAAATATCTTCTCCAGCATAAAAGAATATGCTTTATATGTGATTAATCTTGACGGGAAAATAACTTATGTCGGGATGGGATGCCTTGCCATGCTGGGTTGGGATAAGAAAGATATTATCTTTAAACATGCCAACATCCTGCATAATATTGAAGGAGAACTGCCTAATTTGGATTTCATCCTAAAACAGGTACGCTTATTGGGTAAGTACGAAACAGAAACTGAACTGGTTACTAAGGATGAAAAAATTATTCCGGTTATATTGACCGTCAACCAGTTTTTGGACCCTTCAGGTAAGCTTTCAGGCTTTATTTTTATCGCTAAGGACATGACCGAAAGAAAAAAACTGGAATACCAAATCTTCCAGGCTGAAAAGCTGGCGGCCCTGGGGCAGCTCTCCGCAGGGATGGCCCATGAGATCAATAACCCTCTTTTTGTTATTTCCGGCAGGTTGGAAATGCTCAAACAGGAAGAAGTCAATCAAAAGGTTAAAGATGCCCTTAGCTTAATCGGTTCTCAAACCGACCGTATCCGTAATCTCGTTGACAGGATCCTGAGGTTTTCCCGTAAATCAACCACAACTTTGGAACCAATTGACATCAATGAGGCTATTGAAGCTGTCCTACCCTGGGTCCAATATAATAAATTGCCAAGCGCTGAAGTTGTCCTTGAGAAATCTTTTACAAAAAATATGCCTAAAATCAAAGGAGACCTCCATCAGCTGCAAGAAGTTTTTCTGAATCTCCTGATTAACGCTTATCAATCAATGCCTAACGGAGGAAAAATTAAAATTATTACCAGTAAATTCGATGACCATTATGCCCAAATCCAGATTATCGATTCAGGGGTGGGAATCCCAGCGCATCATCTCAAAAATATTTTCATGCCTTTTTTTACAACCAAAAAAGAAGGCTTAGGCTTAGGGTTATCCATTTGCCATAATATTATTAAAAACCATAACGGTTCAATTGAGTTAACGAGTAAAATTAATCAAGGGGCGTCTTTTACCATTAAACTGCCTTTTATTTAA
- a CDS encoding response regulator, translating into MLYKILVVDDEAPVRELFVDLFKKEDCQSVACATGEEALEILKKETFDVVLLDIKLPGMSGLEVLKNIRETHVDLPVVMITGFGFDEELIAKTKQFGCAGYIGKNMPVSQIIVTFKQFVKTAKEKGCL; encoded by the coding sequence ATGCTCTATAAAATCCTGGTGGTTGATGACGAAGCACCGGTAAGAGAACTATTTGTAGATTTATTTAAAAAAGAGGATTGCCAATCTGTCGCCTGCGCAACCGGAGAAGAAGCTTTGGAAATACTTAAAAAAGAAACTTTCGATGTCGTGTTGCTGGATATCAAGCTTCCCGGGATGAGCGGCCTGGAGGTACTTAAAAATATCAGGGAGACTCATGTGGACCTTCCGGTGGTTATGATCACGGGGTTTGGGTTCGATGAGGAGCTGATCGCTAAAACCAAACAATTTGGCTGTGCCGGATATATCGGTAAGAATATGCCTGTGTCCCAAATTATAGTTACTTTCAAACAATTCGTTAAAACCGCCAAAGAAAAAGGCTGCCTCTAA
- a CDS encoding thymidylate synthase, producing the protein MGEEFLKLVSIDAFDLDDAWFQCLSAILDKGHVYTITRGSYEGQKRLEFDFISVRVRKPAHQIIPIIPEGMNIPAPTDMDYIQGYLSYLLTGAKTETEDYTYGERLVDPKVKIKQNRDGQELIFEMPLNVNQIEEVIKMYKEKGHGTNQAVMEIGMPSDIKLADPPCLRLIDTRIRYGKLHFILYFRSWDLWGGFPSNLGGLQLVKQYMAEEIGVGDGEIIAVSKGLHLYDYVWDLAKLRTNKTKDLK; encoded by the coding sequence ATGGGTGAAGAATTCTTAAAACTGGTTTCCATAGATGCCTTTGACCTGGATGATGCCTGGTTTCAATGCCTATCAGCAATATTGGATAAGGGCCATGTTTATACCATTACCCGCGGAAGCTATGAAGGACAGAAGCGCCTGGAGTTTGATTTTATTTCAGTGCGGGTGCGCAAACCCGCGCATCAGATCATTCCGATAATCCCTGAAGGCATGAATATTCCGGCTCCTACCGACATGGATTATATCCAAGGTTATTTAAGCTACCTGCTTACCGGGGCAAAAACCGAAACCGAAGATTATACTTATGGAGAAAGGTTAGTTGACCCTAAAGTCAAGATTAAACAAAACCGGGATGGCCAAGAATTGATCTTTGAGATGCCTTTAAATGTAAACCAGATTGAAGAAGTTATCAAGATGTATAAAGAAAAAGGGCATGGTACAAATCAGGCGGTTATGGAGATCGGCATGCCATCGGATATAAAATTGGCGGACCCGCCGTGTTTGAGGCTCATTGATACGCGGATACGTTACGGTAAACTGCATTTCATACTTTATTTTCGTTCCTGGGATCTCTGGGGTGGATTTCCATCTAACCTGGGAGGCCTGCAACTGGTAAAACAATATATGGCCGAAGAGATCGGGGTTGGTGATGGAGAAATTATTGCCGTAAGCAAAGGCCTGCATCTCTATGATTATGTATGGGATTTAGCCAAGTTAAGGACAAACAAAACCAAAGATTTAAAATAA
- a CDS encoding NAD(P)-dependent glycerol-3-phosphate dehydrogenase → MMNKLRIGILGDGGWGTTLAILLSNKGYPVTLWSAFENYAKEMAKTRLNPKFLPGIKIPQEINITGDIKSAVSDKEIIVLAIPSQYSQSVLKKAKPCFSKKSIFLSVTKGIEIGSLKRISEVIYAELGQVKLAVLSGPTIAQEVAKGIPTTAVVACANKKIRKTIQSVFSSEKFRVYTNPDLVGVELGGSLKNVIAIACGVSDGLGFGTNTKAAILTRGLAEMSRLGEAMGAKLKTFSGISGLGDLVTTCISRQSRNRMVGELIGQGKSLKEIYRHMQMVAEGVPTAKSAYALSKKYKIDMPITKEVYRLLYMHKSPRKAVKDLMTRKNKEE, encoded by the coding sequence ATGATGAATAAATTACGCATTGGGATATTAGGCGACGGAGGATGGGGAACAACACTGGCAATCTTACTTTCTAATAAGGGGTATCCGGTTACTCTTTGGAGCGCTTTTGAAAATTACGCCAAAGAGATGGCTAAAACCAGGCTTAATCCTAAATTTTTACCGGGAATAAAGATCCCGCAAGAAATTAATATTACCGGAGACATCAAATCAGCGGTTAGCGATAAGGAGATTATTGTACTGGCAATCCCTTCACAATATAGCCAGTCGGTATTAAAAAAGGCCAAGCCCTGCTTTTCTAAAAAATCTATTTTTTTAAGCGTGACCAAGGGGATTGAAATCGGTTCACTAAAAAGAATCTCGGAAGTAATTTACGCAGAACTCGGGCAGGTCAAGCTGGCGGTGTTAAGCGGCCCGACTATCGCCCAGGAGGTAGCCAAAGGAATCCCGACTACCGCGGTAGTAGCTTGCGCTAATAAAAAAATACGCAAAACAATTCAGTCGGTATTTAGCAGTGAAAAATTCAGGGTATATACCAACCCGGACCTGGTTGGTGTGGAGTTGGGCGGCAGCTTAAAAAACGTAATTGCGATCGCCTGCGGAGTTTCCGACGGATTAGGATTTGGGACAAACACCAAAGCGGCGATCCTTACCCGGGGGCTTGCCGAGATGTCCCGGCTGGGCGAGGCGATGGGGGCAAAATTAAAGACTTTTAGCGGAATTAGTGGGTTAGGGGACCTAGTTACCACCTGCATAAGCCGCCAGAGCCGCAATCGGATGGTCGGAGAACTGATCGGGCAAGGTAAAAGCTTAAAAGAAATTTACCGGCATATGCAAATGGTTGCCGAAGGAGTACCTACGGCAAAATCCGCTTACGCGTTAAGCAAAAAATACAAGATCGATATGCCGATCACCAAAGAAGTGTATCGGCTGCTTTATATGCATAAATCTCCTCGCAAAGCGGTAAAAGATTTAATGACGAGGAAAAACAAAGAAGAATAA
- a CDS encoding PilZ domain-containing protein, whose product MTKKYEGAERRKFPRVEGRFIVSYRIIPTNDNADITQTKNLSLGGMLLTTNCQFPVGTNLALEIRLPFDPDPIMIIANVLESKEITKNIIYDTRLVFLAVDEKHRKVIAETVGYYLKKG is encoded by the coding sequence ATGACAAAGAAATATGAAGGCGCGGAAAGAAGAAAATTTCCGCGGGTAGAGGGAAGGTTCATTGTTTCATATAGGATCATCCCGACTAATGATAACGCCGATATAACCCAAACTAAGAACTTAAGCCTGGGCGGAATGCTCCTGACCACCAATTGCCAGTTTCCGGTCGGAACAAACCTGGCCCTTGAAATCCGCCTGCCTTTTGATCCGGACCCGATTATGATTATCGCCAATGTCCTGGAGTCAAAAGAGATAACCAAGAATATAATCTATGATACCCGGCTGGTTTTTTTGGCAGTGGATGAAAAACACCGTAAAGTAATCGCCGAAACCGTCGGCTATTATCTTAAGAAAGGGTAA
- a CDS encoding homoserine dehydrogenase, translated as MKKINLGLIGFGNIGCGVVKILQQRRLFLTQKIGVEIVIKKICDKDIARKRDVRVDKNLLTRDANEIINDPQIDIVVELMGGINPAKEFILAALKKGKHIVTANKALLAECGNELFREAAERGKNIYFEASVGAGIPIIKSIKEGLVANKFSCIFGIVNGTSNYVLTQMSKEGCSFANAIGAAKAKGFAEKDPTLDIEGIDSAHKLVLLTYLAYGRIVSVKDIFIEGISQVSAADIAYAKELGYAIKLLAIAKKKVDELEVRVHPTFLPVNHLLSSVDGVFNAIYVSSDLAGNLMFYGPGAGQLPAASAVVSDIVDLTQDIKAGLFRPTLNSIEDNSIKSLRKIDEFENKYYIRIAAVDKPGVLAKVSGILAKFGISIASVTQKEKLRAQVVPVVMVTHEVKEKNLRNALKMIDQLKDIKEKSIAIRIEDV; from the coding sequence ATGAAGAAAATTAATCTTGGCCTGATTGGTTTCGGCAATATCGGCTGCGGAGTCGTAAAAATCCTGCAGCAAAGAAGATTATTTTTAACTCAAAAAATAGGGGTTGAAATCGTAATTAAAAAAATATGCGATAAGGATATTGCCAGAAAAAGAGATGTCCGGGTAGATAAAAATTTACTTACCCGTGATGCCAATGAAATAATCAATGATCCCCAGATTGATATCGTAGTCGAATTAATGGGCGGAATCAACCCGGCAAAAGAATTTATTCTGGCGGCTTTAAAAAAGGGCAAACATATAGTAACCGCCAATAAAGCCCTGCTTGCCGAGTGCGGAAACGAGTTGTTCAGGGAAGCTGCCGAACGGGGGAAAAATATTTATTTTGAGGCTTCCGTAGGCGCGGGAATCCCCATTATAAAATCAATAAAGGAAGGGCTGGTAGCTAATAAATTCAGCTGCATTTTTGGTATTGTCAACGGCACGTCTAATTATGTGCTGACGCAGATGTCTAAAGAAGGCTGTTCTTTTGCCAACGCCATTGGCGCGGCTAAAGCTAAAGGTTTTGCCGAAAAGGATCCTACCCTGGATATTGAAGGGATTGACTCGGCGCATAAACTGGTATTACTTACTTATCTGGCCTATGGCAGGATTGTCAGCGTAAAAGATATTTTTATCGAAGGAATCTCCCAGGTCTCCGCTGCCGATATCGCTTACGCCAAAGAGTTGGGGTACGCGATAAAATTATTGGCGATTGCTAAAAAGAAGGTTGATGAATTGGAAGTGCGGGTGCATCCGACTTTTTTACCGGTAAACCATTTACTTTCATCTGTGGACGGAGTTTTTAACGCCATTTATGTTTCCAGTGACCTGGCAGGAAACCTTATGTTTTATGGGCCCGGAGCAGGGCAATTGCCCGCGGCTTCGGCGGTTGTCTCGGATATCGTTGATCTTACCCAGGATATCAAAGCGGGCCTGTTCCGGCCGACTTTAAATTCCATTGAAGACAACTCGATTAAAAGCTTGCGTAAGATAGATGAATTTGAAAATAAATATTATATCCGCATTGCGGCTGTAGATAAACCGGGGGTATTGGCTAAGGTATCGGGGATCCTGGCAAAATTTGGCATCAGTATCGCTTCAGTAACTCAAAAAGAAAAATTAAGGGCTCAGGTTGTACCGGTAGTCATGGTTACGCATGAAGTAAAAGAAAAAAATCTGCGTAACGCTTTAAAGATGATCGATCAATTAAAGGATATCAAAGAAAAATCCATTGCCATAAGAATTGAGGACGTTTAA
- the thrC gene encoding threonine synthase, whose translation MCEQGYKGIIQKYKRFLPVNDQTPVITLNEGNTPLIYAGYLSKLAGDNIEVYLKYEGLNPTGSFKDRGMTLAISKACQEKASAVMCASTGNTSASAAAYAARAGIKCIVLIPSGAIALGKLSQALIHGAKVLAIKGNFDAALDLVKEITKKYPIVLVNSLNPYRIEGQKTASFEICDYLGDAPDFQIMPVGNAGNITAYWKGYKEYKTQNLSKKLPVMLGFQAEGAAPIVRGKPIKNPQTIATAIRIGNPASWKSAVEARDESAGLIDLVSDAQILEAYRILAEKEGVFAEPASAASVAGLLKLINNGYFKKTGLNNKYRIVCVLTGHGLKDPERAIKTIKHPKVIRADLKTIIKEIGY comes from the coding sequence GTGTGTGAACAAGGCTATAAAGGGATAATCCAAAAGTACAAACGTTTCTTACCGGTCAATGACCAGACACCGGTAATTACGCTAAACGAAGGGAATACTCCCTTAATTTATGCCGGTTATTTAAGTAAATTGGCCGGTGATAATATTGAAGTTTACTTAAAATACGAAGGGCTTAATCCTACCGGTTCATTCAAAGACAGGGGGATGACCCTGGCCATATCCAAGGCCTGCCAGGAGAAGGCTAGCGCGGTTATGTGCGCTTCCACCGGAAATACATCCGCATCCGCGGCTGCCTATGCGGCACGGGCAGGAATAAAATGCATTGTACTTATTCCCAGCGGTGCGATTGCGCTGGGAAAACTTAGCCAAGCGTTAATTCATGGGGCAAAAGTCCTGGCGATTAAAGGTAATTTTGATGCGGCGCTGGATCTGGTAAAAGAAATTACTAAAAAATACCCCATCGTATTGGTAAACTCTTTGAACCCTTACCGCATCGAAGGGCAAAAAACCGCCAGCTTTGAAATATGCGACTATTTAGGCGATGCGCCGGATTTCCAAATCATGCCGGTAGGAAATGCGGGTAATATTACTGCCTACTGGAAAGGATACAAAGAATATAAAACACAAAACTTAAGCAAAAAGCTTCCGGTTATGCTAGGCTTCCAGGCAGAAGGAGCCGCGCCCATTGTCAGAGGCAAACCAATCAAGAATCCGCAGACTATTGCTACTGCCATTCGTATCGGAAACCCGGCAAGCTGGAAAAGCGCGGTCGAGGCGCGTGATGAATCCGCGGGGTTAATTGACCTGGTTTCGGATGCCCAAATTCTTGAGGCTTATAGAATACTGGCTGAAAAAGAAGGGGTATTCGCTGAACCGGCTTCGGCAGCTTCGGTCGCCGGGCTTTTAAAATTAATCAATAACGGATATTTTAAAAAAACCGGCCTGAATAATAAATACCGGATCGTCTGCGTATTAACCGGGCACGGCTTAAAAGACCCTGAGCGGGCGATTAAAACAATTAAGCATCCGAAGGTTATCCGGGCGGATTTAAAAACAATAATTAAAGAAATTGGCTACTAA
- a CDS encoding phosphopantothenoylcysteine decarboxylase — protein MATKKILITAGPSWVAIDKIRVISNIASGETGFILAEKFKKLGAKVTLLLGPGYFCGSQTGIKIIRFKYFSQLARLLKNELKKGKYAAVIHAAAVADYTPKKVIRHKVSSHRANWRIDLVPTKKLINDLKNYGKGLFTVGFKFEPDKDDAGLIEKGKKLLKQARLDLVVANSNKNAVYRAFILDSRNKYGPFPSKIKMAAYLSRLVEKKI, from the coding sequence TTGGCTACTAAAAAGATTCTTATTACTGCCGGGCCTAGCTGGGTGGCCATTGACAAAATCAGGGTAATCAGCAATATTGCTTCCGGTGAAACCGGATTTATCCTGGCAGAAAAATTTAAAAAACTTGGAGCCAAAGTTACTTTGTTATTGGGGCCGGGTTACTTTTGCGGGTCTCAAACCGGAATAAAAATAATCCGTTTTAAGTATTTTTCGCAGCTGGCGCGACTTTTGAAAAACGAATTAAAAAAAGGAAAATACGCCGCAGTTATCCATGCGGCGGCAGTTGCGGATTATACGCCCAAAAAGGTAATCCGGCATAAAGTGAGTTCGCATCGGGCTAACTGGAGGATTGATCTGGTCCCAACTAAAAAACTGATTAATGACTTGAAAAATTACGGAAAAGGATTATTTACCGTGGGTTTTAAGTTTGAACCGGATAAAGATGATGCCGGGCTTATTGAAAAAGGCAAAAAATTGCTTAAACAGGCAAGGCTGGATCTAGTAGTTGCCAATTCCAATAAAAATGCGGTTTACCGCGCTTTTATACTTGATAGTAGAAATAAATACGGCCCTTTCCCAAGTAAAATAAAAATGGCTGCTTATTTATCCAGGCTGGTGGAGAAAAAAATATGA
- a CDS encoding cofactor-independent phosphoglycerate mutase: protein MTKFIVLVGDGMADYPIQELGMRTPLEAARIPNMDFIAKNGCLGQAKTIPDKMTPASDVANLSILGYDPKKYYTGRGPLEAANLGIELEEDDVAFRCNLITATGDTLLDYSAGHIKSTEAEKLIKFLDQKIGTNKMRFYPGISYRHLLLAKGAAQLKLHNLKCLPPHDIAGQSISKNLPKGDNADLIIKLMQDSRELLDNHEINHVRLDLKENPANMIWLWGQGRKPDMPKFMDKFGLSGSVISAVDLIKGLGRILGLEVINVPGATGYYDTDYLAKAKAAIKSLKKNDFIFVHVEAPDEAGHNGDLREKLTAIERFDQLVVGPLLEYCKTKDDFRIMVLPDHATPVALKTHTAEIIPFAIYGKDIPAKDFLNYSEKEAQKSELYFENGYQLMEYFIQGRISNA, encoded by the coding sequence ATGACAAAATTCATTGTACTGGTTGGAGACGGAATGGCGGATTATCCTATACAGGAGCTGGGAATGCGCACGCCTTTAGAGGCAGCGCGCATTCCCAATATGGACTTTATTGCCAAGAACGGATGCCTCGGTCAGGCCAAAACTATCCCGGATAAAATGACCCCGGCATCAGATGTAGCTAATCTTTCGATATTGGGATATGACCCCAAAAAATACTATACGGGAAGAGGGCCGCTGGAAGCGGCAAACCTGGGCATTGAATTAGAAGAAGATGATGTTGCTTTCCGCTGCAATTTGATTACGGCAACCGGCGATACCCTGCTTGATTACAGCGCCGGGCATATCAAATCGACGGAAGCTGAAAAATTGATTAAATTTCTCGATCAAAAAATAGGAACCAATAAAATGCGTTTTTATCCCGGAATAAGTTACCGCCATCTCCTTTTAGCCAAAGGCGCGGCCCAATTAAAACTCCATAATTTAAAATGCCTGCCCCCGCATGATATTGCCGGCCAAAGTATCAGCAAAAACCTGCCCAAAGGCGATAACGCGGATTTAATCATTAAACTGATGCAGGATTCCCGGGAGCTTCTGGATAACCATGAAATTAATCATGTGCGCCTGGACTTAAAAGAGAACCCGGCAAATATGATCTGGCTCTGGGGGCAGGGCAGAAAGCCGGATATGCCTAAATTTATGGATAAATTCGGCCTATCCGGAAGCGTGATTTCAGCGGTAGACCTGATTAAAGGTTTAGGGCGCATCCTGGGCTTAGAGGTAATCAATGTCCCGGGAGCAACCGGTTATTATGATACCGATTATCTGGCTAAAGCAAAAGCGGCGATTAAATCCCTGAAGAAAAACGATTTTATTTTTGTGCATGTGGAGGCCCCTGATGAAGCCGGGCATAACGGTGATCTACGGGAAAAACTTACCGCGATTGAGAGGTTTGACCAATTAGTGGTCGGCCCTCTTTTAGAATATTGTAAAACCAAGGATGATTTCCGGATAATGGTCTTACCGGACCACGCTACTCCGGTTGCCCTAAAAACGCACACTGCCGAAATTATTCCCTTTGCGATTTACGGCAAAGATATACCCGCAAAGGATTTTCTTAATTACAGCGAAAAAGAAGCGCAGAAATCCGAATTATATTTTGAAAATGGATATCAACTTATGGAATATTTTATTCAAGGGAGAATAAGCAATGCATAA
- a CDS encoding aspartate kinase, protein MHKGLVVQKYGGSSVANVQRIQKVAQRVVGYSKKGYQLVIVVSALGDTTDELIALADKINPNPSQREMDMLLSTGEQISVALLAMAIHKLGARAISFTGSQVGIITDTSHTQARIIKINGNKIKEELRKGNIVIVAGFQGVTLNQDITTLGRGGSDLTAVALAKELKADSCEIYTDVEGIYTTDPRIEPRARKIKEITYDEMLEMASLGAQVMQARSIEVAKKFDVPLHVRSSFSDKSGTMIIKEVKKMEDVVVNGVTLNKNEAKITLCGVLDKPGVAVKLFKNLADAGVSVDMIVQNVSHTRSTDISFTIAKSESAKAAKITKMVARKIRAGEVLLDEDIAQVSIVGVGMKSHRGVAAKMFGILADNKINIEMISTSDISISCIIKKKNAEIAVRKLHQEFGLNK, encoded by the coding sequence ATGCATAAGGGTTTAGTTGTTCAGAAATACGGCGGATCATCGGTTGCCAACGTCCAACGCATTCAAAAAGTCGCCCAAAGGGTGGTCGGTTACAGCAAAAAAGGTTATCAACTGGTAATTGTTGTTTCAGCCTTGGGAGATACTACCGATGAATTAATTGCATTGGCGGATAAAATCAATCCCAATCCTTCGCAGCGGGAAATGGATATGTTGTTATCAACCGGAGAGCAGATCTCTGTGGCTCTTCTAGCCATGGCAATTCATAAATTAGGAGCCCGGGCGATTTCGTTTACCGGTTCGCAAGTCGGGATCATTACCGACACCAGCCACACCCAGGCCAGGATTATCAAAATAAACGGGAATAAAATTAAAGAAGAGCTAAGAAAAGGCAATATCGTTATTGTCGCCGGTTTCCAGGGGGTAACTTTAAATCAAGATATTACTACTTTGGGCAGGGGAGGATCGGATTTAACTGCCGTAGCCCTGGCTAAAGAACTCAAAGCCGATTCTTGCGAAATTTACACGGATGTCGAAGGAATTTATACTACCGATCCGCGGATTGAACCCCGGGCTAGAAAAATAAAAGAGATTACTTATGATGAGATGCTGGAAATGGCCTCACTCGGGGCCCAGGTAATGCAGGCGCGGTCCATCGAAGTAGCAAAAAAATTTGATGTGCCCTTGCATGTGCGTTCATCATTTAGCGATAAAAGCGGAACGATGATCATTAAGGAGGTAAAAAAGATGGAAGATGTGGTGGTCAACGGCGTAACTCTAAATAAAAATGAGGCAAAAATCACTCTTTGCGGGGTTCTGGATAAGCCGGGGGTTGCGGTAAAATTATTCAAGAACCTGGCAGACGCGGGGGTAAGCGTCGATATGATCGTCCAAAATGTAAGCCATACCCGCTCAACGGATATATCATTTACGATTGCCAAATCCGAAAGCGCCAAAGCCGCTAAAATCACTAAAATGGTAGCCAGGAAAATCAGAGCAGGAGAGGTCCTGCTGGATGAAGATATTGCCCAGGTTTCTATCGTCGGAGTAGGTATGAAATCGCACCGTGGTGTCGCGGCTAAAATGTTCGGGATACTGGCAGATAATAAAATTAACATTGAGATGATCTCTACTTCCGACATCAGCATATCCTGTATTATCAAAAAAAAGAACGCCGAGATAGCGGTAAGAAAATTACATCAGGAGTTCGGGTTAAATAAATAG